In the genome of Methanopyrus kandleri AV19, one region contains:
- the dph5 gene encoding diphthine synthase produces MGELYLVGGGLSDVRDLTLRALEVLASVELVLVDTYTSVYDVSEGDLKRLLNGFGGDPEVRMCSRRDLEERFFDLCEGYDRVALLSPGDPMAATTHVALVVEAADRGWDVEIINGVSVFTAAPSKSGLEMYRFGRTATIPLNVRSVYPYDVLESNRQAGLHTLFLLEVAEDGEFVSVADAARYLLEIEREEGRGVLDPSDLAIAVVRLGFEDELVAWGTLEELSDWEPGEPPQALILPASRLREAEREYIRRVLPHIRDVRGV; encoded by the coding sequence ATGGGTGAGCTGTACCTGGTCGGAGGGGGTCTCTCCGACGTTCGAGATCTCACGCTGCGGGCCCTTGAAGTGCTAGCTAGCGTGGAGTTGGTGCTGGTCGACACCTACACCAGCGTGTACGACGTAAGCGAGGGCGACCTGAAACGGTTGCTCAACGGGTTCGGAGGTGATCCTGAAGTACGTATGTGCTCGCGGCGGGACCTGGAGGAGCGCTTCTTCGACCTGTGTGAGGGGTACGATCGCGTCGCCCTGCTCTCCCCGGGCGACCCGATGGCAGCGACCACTCACGTGGCGCTGGTGGTCGAGGCCGCCGACCGTGGGTGGGACGTCGAGATAATCAACGGCGTATCGGTGTTCACCGCGGCACCATCCAAGTCGGGGCTGGAAATGTACCGGTTCGGACGTACCGCCACGATTCCGTTGAACGTGCGCTCCGTGTATCCCTACGATGTGCTCGAATCGAACCGGCAGGCCGGTTTACACACCCTCTTCCTGCTGGAAGTTGCTGAAGACGGGGAGTTCGTCTCTGTCGCTGACGCCGCCCGCTACCTATTGGAAATTGAGAGGGAAGAAGGTCGCGGAGTACTCGACCCCTCGGATCTCGCGATCGCCGTAGTGAGGCTGGGGTTCGAGGACGAGTTGGTGGCTTGGGGAACCCTCGAAGAACTCTCCGACTGGGAGCCCGGTGAACCTCCGCAAGCTCTAATACTGCCCGCCTCCCGACTCCGTGAAGCGGAGCGCGAATACATCCGCCGCGTCCTCCCACACATCCGAGATGTGCGTGGGGTCTAG
- a CDS encoding DUF555 domain-containing protein — protein sequence MGEETGGDYHVVLEAAWIVYNVDDEDDAINIAIAEAGKRLNRHGLDYVDIDVGFYECPECGNEIEGVWIVAGTALVRLILSMRVFNAESEEHAIRIAKYEIGQALEDVPLGVVEVTPL from the coding sequence TTGGGTGAGGAGACTGGCGGTGACTATCACGTCGTGCTCGAGGCCGCGTGGATCGTGTACAACGTCGACGACGAGGACGACGCTATCAACATCGCCATTGCCGAGGCGGGTAAGCGCTTGAACCGACACGGCCTCGATTACGTGGATATCGATGTCGGGTTTTACGAGTGTCCTGAATGTGGTAATGAAATCGAAGGTGTGTGGATAGTAGCAGGTACAGCCCTCGTCCGACTGATTCTATCGATGCGAGTGTTCAACGCGGAAAGCGAGGAACACGCCATTCGCATCGCTAAGTACGAGATCGGTCAAGCGCTGGAGGATGTACCCTTAGGTGTCGTTGAAGTAACTCCGCTCTGA
- a CDS encoding Mur ligase family protein — translation MRELAENVEGEIRSGDPDSMIAGWFSTLGRAKEGDVVIRWWLDDKGAEIASERGVACLVTEHPRGKLIERCDELGIPLILTEVDRANEYALRVAREKCAPDATAICVTGTNGKSTTNHLLHHILDTAGFDAYCNTDFRSEKNTLIDPVVAMELREERPEDYLCVEVSEVQGLPTGRIMEDHAYRMAKALKCELAVVTNVGVDHTNLVSSLEEMVDAVYGVVRALRKGGIAVLNRDDRYVRRMTREGVETVWYGWDEGYSHIEERDGEEWIVLDEEPLIPVREFPLPVDHFLYNALAAVAAAGALGIDREDIAEGLRTYQPLKRRFERLCDDPLIYDDFCHNPDGVLATVRALRRLGRSKVIVVFAIRGSRGVDINRQIARALAEGAKDLQDEGIHVHVIATSSEGLVDDANVVRPEERRAFLEELERSGIDYEHYDRLEDALERALDLADDDTVILLGGAQGMEPAREVLRDMGAI, via the coding sequence GTGAGGGAGCTGGCTGAGAATGTGGAAGGGGAAATACGCTCAGGCGACCCGGATAGTATGATCGCCGGATGGTTCTCCACGTTAGGAAGGGCGAAAGAAGGAGATGTAGTGATCCGATGGTGGTTGGACGATAAAGGTGCCGAGATCGCGTCGGAGAGAGGCGTGGCATGTCTGGTGACTGAACACCCGCGCGGCAAGCTGATCGAGAGATGCGACGAGCTCGGAATCCCCTTGATCCTGACGGAGGTGGATCGGGCGAACGAGTACGCTCTGCGCGTAGCCCGTGAGAAGTGCGCCCCTGACGCTACCGCGATCTGCGTGACGGGAACTAACGGTAAGTCGACTACGAATCACTTGCTTCACCACATCCTCGATACCGCCGGCTTCGATGCTTACTGCAACACGGATTTCCGTTCCGAGAAGAACACCCTCATAGACCCCGTGGTCGCGATGGAGTTGCGCGAGGAACGGCCGGAAGATTACCTGTGCGTGGAGGTATCTGAGGTACAAGGCTTACCTACGGGTCGAATAATGGAGGACCACGCCTACCGGATGGCGAAGGCCCTCAAATGCGAGCTGGCGGTCGTGACGAACGTCGGGGTGGACCACACGAACCTGGTTTCCTCTCTGGAAGAGATGGTTGACGCTGTATACGGTGTCGTGCGGGCCCTACGAAAGGGAGGTATCGCGGTGCTCAACCGTGACGATCGGTACGTACGGCGGATGACCAGGGAAGGTGTGGAGACGGTATGGTACGGATGGGACGAAGGATACTCCCACATTGAGGAACGCGACGGGGAGGAGTGGATAGTACTGGACGAAGAACCCCTAATACCCGTCCGGGAGTTCCCCCTACCGGTGGACCACTTCCTGTACAACGCGTTGGCCGCCGTAGCCGCCGCGGGAGCTCTAGGAATAGATCGGGAGGATATCGCCGAAGGCTTGAGGACGTACCAACCCTTGAAGCGGAGGTTCGAACGCCTGTGCGACGACCCGCTGATTTACGACGATTTCTGCCACAATCCCGACGGAGTACTCGCCACTGTTCGCGCCCTGCGACGGTTGGGTCGCTCCAAGGTGATTGTTGTGTTCGCGATCCGCGGGTCGCGTGGCGTCGACATTAACCGTCAAATCGCTCGGGCGCTGGCTGAAGGCGCGAAGGATCTACAGGACGAGGGAATCCACGTCCACGTGATCGCGACCTCATCAGAGGGCCTCGTGGACGATGCTAACGTAGTGCGGCCTGAGGAGCGGAGGGCGTTCCTGGAGGAACTGGAGCGCTCCGGCATCGACTACGAGCACTACGATCGGTTAGAAGACGCTTTGGAGCGCGCACTGGACTTGGCGGACGACGACACCGTGATTCTACTGGGAGGAGCCCAAGGAATGGAACCTGCTCGAGAGGTCCTGCGCGATATGGGGGCGATCTAG
- a CDS encoding phospho-N-acetylmuramoyl-pentapeptide-transferase — translation MIIETFTLSTVTSAVTVGLLRKYMREANVVDRPIVTEHAHKSGMPIMGGLGILLGTASGPLLASIQALPPIASALPMMVLGIVDDLLGLQVEEFQKVVRNVSNRPIELGRLILQPGEEARVATEKAKRDLKRILEEDPDAIEIVGEVPIKKELSEREKLALQTGAALFVLPIVPATWLWIPKVGVWNLSYLFYPVAVFGIVGATNAVNLIDGMDGLAAGLLFLASLACSGVCLGQGQLPGAAFFASLAGASLGFLFHNRYPAKIFMGDTGSCFLGAAYAAGALYYKIEIPAMIALGVPVLSTLISLLHRAGVIRLAVEPLHHHIQYKYDLPEPVVVALHWTAGAVFAAVALWISVG, via the coding sequence ATGATCATCGAGACGTTTACACTCTCCACAGTAACCTCGGCCGTAACGGTTGGATTACTCCGCAAGTACATGCGGGAAGCTAACGTGGTAGACCGCCCGATCGTAACGGAACACGCGCATAAGTCCGGCATGCCCATCATGGGAGGTCTGGGGATCTTACTGGGAACGGCGTCCGGCCCCCTCCTAGCTTCCATCCAGGCGCTCCCTCCTATAGCTTCAGCGCTCCCCATGATGGTGCTAGGAATAGTGGACGACCTGCTCGGATTGCAGGTGGAAGAGTTCCAGAAGGTCGTACGGAACGTCTCGAATCGACCGATCGAGCTGGGAAGACTCATACTACAACCGGGCGAGGAGGCACGTGTAGCCACGGAGAAAGCGAAACGTGATCTGAAGAGGATACTCGAAGAGGACCCGGATGCCATCGAGATCGTCGGTGAGGTGCCTATCAAGAAAGAATTGAGTGAACGTGAGAAACTCGCACTACAGACTGGCGCCGCCCTCTTCGTTCTTCCTATCGTCCCCGCCACATGGCTCTGGATACCCAAGGTCGGCGTTTGGAACCTCTCGTACCTTTTCTATCCGGTCGCGGTGTTCGGAATTGTCGGCGCTACCAACGCCGTGAACCTCATCGACGGGATGGACGGTCTGGCCGCCGGGCTGCTGTTCCTGGCCTCACTGGCTTGCTCCGGCGTATGCCTGGGACAGGGCCAGCTTCCGGGTGCTGCCTTCTTCGCATCACTTGCCGGAGCGTCCCTGGGTTTCCTGTTCCATAACAGATACCCGGCTAAGATCTTCATGGGAGACACGGGGAGTTGCTTCTTAGGGGCGGCTTACGCGGCAGGAGCACTATATTACAAGATCGAGATACCTGCTATGATCGCCTTAGGAGTCCCAGTACTGTCCACGCTCATCAGCTTGCTTCACCGAGCCGGCGTGATCCGGTTGGCTGTGGAACCTCTCCACCACCATATCCAGTACAAGTACGACCTACCCGAACCCGTGGTTGTGGCGCTCCATTGGACCGCCGGAGCGGTGTTCGCCGCCGTGGCACTCTGGATCTCCGTGGGGTGA
- a CDS encoding ATP-grasp domain-containing protein: MKVLFVGARLLRDVAEYAGSTGVYRILTESNPRSRDWELADEVHFVPRGMEHPTRIARERHVDGVVPLIGVDDPLPAVGEMKEELEAEGIRVVASDRESVEIGIDKVRTKRAFEELNVPTPEWEVVENERPSISPPVVVKDPRSQAGLGVTVHETHKPRVSGRKLVEEFIEGAEVSIEVLSWDGEVVPLVPVFKGSTADRRHPIDRMRMSPAPIDPSVERKIRRCAVRVVEHLGLEGNVDFDVVVRENEFWFLEFNPRPSGTRYMTSGCTGIWPLRELVDMAADRWRPPKIRKLWCAIECPVWRPTDKDPLREMFDGGVYHVFYEYYGRFDVGGRVTVRGDSFKEALTRLRSALKAAGADVKRAEREYRRRLREIEEYL; encoded by the coding sequence GTGAAGGTACTCTTCGTCGGCGCGAGGCTACTCCGGGACGTGGCGGAGTACGCCGGCTCCACGGGAGTGTACCGTATACTCACCGAGTCGAACCCGAGGAGCAGGGACTGGGAGCTGGCGGATGAGGTGCACTTCGTACCGCGCGGTATGGAACATCCCACGAGAATCGCCCGCGAGCGGCACGTAGACGGTGTAGTACCACTCATCGGTGTAGACGATCCGCTACCGGCAGTGGGGGAGATGAAAGAAGAGCTGGAAGCCGAAGGTATCCGGGTTGTGGCGTCTGATCGCGAGAGCGTTGAAATCGGGATCGATAAAGTGAGAACGAAACGCGCCTTCGAAGAACTGAACGTACCGACGCCTGAATGGGAAGTCGTCGAGAACGAAAGGCCATCGATCAGTCCACCGGTAGTCGTGAAGGATCCACGGTCACAGGCGGGGCTCGGAGTCACGGTCCACGAGACGCACAAGCCGAGAGTATCGGGACGTAAGCTGGTAGAGGAGTTCATCGAAGGTGCGGAAGTTTCGATCGAAGTTCTATCCTGGGACGGTGAGGTGGTGCCGCTGGTTCCGGTGTTCAAAGGATCCACGGCGGACCGTCGTCATCCGATCGATCGTATGCGGATGAGCCCGGCCCCGATCGACCCGTCCGTGGAGCGCAAGATAAGAAGGTGCGCGGTAAGAGTCGTGGAACATCTGGGACTGGAGGGCAACGTGGACTTCGACGTGGTAGTCCGGGAGAACGAGTTCTGGTTCCTCGAGTTCAACCCGAGACCCAGCGGCACCAGGTACATGACGTCCGGATGCACGGGAATATGGCCGCTCCGTGAGCTGGTCGATATGGCGGCCGATCGATGGAGGCCACCGAAGATAAGGAAATTATGGTGCGCCATCGAGTGTCCCGTTTGGCGCCCTACGGACAAGGATCCCCTGCGTGAGATGTTCGACGGCGGAGTGTACCACGTGTTCTACGAGTACTATGGACGCTTCGACGTAGGTGGTCGTGTCACCGTGAGGGGGGACTCTTTTAAAGAAGCCCTCACGAGGCTCCGCTCAGCGCTCAAGGCTGCAGGAGCGGACGTGAAGCGGGCCGAACGTGAGTATCGACGGAGGCTGAGGGAAATCGAGGAGTACTTATGA
- a CDS encoding Mur ligase family protein codes for MAELPWSTVLVIGVCGPVCNLAARVLAERGYDVIASDLRDECEFAETLLEYSNVELVLGGHPPEIFERAEVVVPPPSLSRDAKPYRLAEDHGCEIVEVKELLDMLPPTRPVIGVGGTNGKTTTVAMIRHVCEQLGLEAPHHGLPGMQGNVGLLPPLQARLPGDVSVLEIATFGKRGEILEAAELSQVECVCVTNITPDHLNEAGDFLTYARCEAELLEPDTIELAVLNAQDPLVVGAPEVVDFNGDIVYYGLDVEPFDTSEKECWCGGHVEVHEILPWVGPFKCRECGLRSPEPDYLATDVDLSGFRLICPDGEYEVRLPVMGLHNAYNALAAIAVCSEFLGLDVEDVVEALQSFEGVEGRLEVLWDDGERVVILDYGHNPAGVDATLRCVKEAYRERRVCAVIAVASELGPEGDEEILRRAADLADLVVVASYAAYEVMDRVDADNVIAAESATKPFEKKGTLGASREQVLDGLKEALRSDCEVVVLFGEAPLKYREEISEEVERVLGDER; via the coding sequence TTGGCCGAACTTCCCTGGTCGACCGTTCTCGTGATCGGGGTCTGTGGGCCCGTATGCAATCTAGCGGCCCGGGTCCTCGCGGAGCGCGGATACGATGTGATCGCGTCGGATCTCCGGGATGAGTGCGAGTTCGCCGAGACGCTTCTCGAATACAGTAACGTGGAGCTCGTATTGGGAGGCCACCCACCCGAGATCTTCGAACGAGCCGAAGTTGTGGTACCTCCTCCGAGCCTATCACGCGATGCTAAGCCGTACCGACTGGCCGAGGATCACGGCTGCGAAATCGTGGAAGTGAAGGAGCTCCTCGACATGTTACCGCCCACACGACCGGTGATCGGAGTCGGTGGGACCAACGGGAAGACCACGACTGTGGCGATGATCAGGCACGTGTGCGAGCAACTCGGGCTCGAGGCCCCGCACCACGGTTTGCCGGGCATGCAAGGGAACGTCGGATTACTCCCCCCACTTCAGGCGCGTCTCCCAGGGGACGTCAGCGTCTTAGAGATAGCAACTTTCGGGAAGAGAGGGGAGATCCTGGAAGCCGCGGAGTTATCCCAGGTGGAGTGCGTCTGCGTTACCAACATCACCCCGGACCATCTGAACGAGGCGGGCGATTTCCTGACGTACGCCAGATGTGAGGCCGAACTGTTGGAGCCGGACACCATCGAGCTAGCCGTGCTGAACGCTCAAGACCCGTTGGTAGTTGGTGCCCCCGAGGTGGTGGATTTCAACGGCGATATCGTGTACTACGGGTTGGACGTGGAACCGTTCGATACCTCGGAAAAAGAGTGCTGGTGCGGCGGACACGTTGAAGTCCATGAGATCCTCCCTTGGGTCGGTCCCTTCAAGTGCCGGGAGTGTGGCCTGCGATCTCCCGAGCCGGACTACCTAGCTACGGACGTTGACTTGTCCGGGTTCCGACTGATCTGTCCCGATGGGGAGTACGAGGTTCGACTACCCGTGATGGGGCTCCACAACGCTTACAACGCCCTCGCGGCGATAGCCGTCTGCTCCGAGTTCTTGGGACTTGATGTGGAGGACGTGGTAGAGGCGCTACAGTCCTTCGAAGGAGTCGAGGGCAGGTTAGAAGTACTCTGGGACGACGGCGAGCGAGTCGTGATCTTAGACTACGGCCATAATCCCGCCGGCGTGGACGCGACGTTGAGATGCGTGAAGGAGGCTTACCGGGAGCGGCGCGTCTGCGCGGTAATCGCCGTAGCTTCGGAGCTGGGACCGGAAGGAGACGAAGAGATACTCAGAAGAGCTGCGGATCTCGCCGACCTAGTGGTGGTGGCATCGTACGCGGCGTACGAAGTCATGGACCGCGTCGACGCCGACAACGTGATCGCAGCGGAGAGCGCCACCAAGCCGTTCGAGAAGAAGGGTACACTGGGTGCCTCTCGGGAGCAGGTGTTGGACGGTCTCAAGGAGGCGCTCCGCTCGGACTGCGAAGTGGTAGTGTTGTTCGGAGAGGCTCCGCTGAAGTACCGGGAAGAGATCTCTGAAGAAGTCGAGCGAGTGCTGGGGGACGAAAGGTGA
- a CDS encoding 7-cyano-7-deazaguanine synthase has product MTSPPSSIALSGGKDSVATLIDAADRWNVKVAVTVVHEFTDKTCLENARKAAEHVGVDHEVVKLRLREWFARALKEGRPICTKCGRSVLTAACLRARELGCATVLTGHELRGKFGRRTTHPYPPGVTVVRYPALRRWTWEDIRDIVSSLGWFNPEYTCPIRPYGVHRFIEEVGYNPLTGRACTIMLEGVATPQEALAYLRETETPEEDPERVLDILGLEEKAAFPNGIPDGPRDEDEIIRDLTYRLLMYARQALRSLVRGTLNRVERRERFTQLYFVMSEYGKIDDRVEHLDIEAFVRLATGDREEAERLLRDVKKLMRSILAEYGRTIPGARP; this is encoded by the coding sequence ATGACTAGCCCTCCCTCCAGCATAGCACTTTCCGGCGGTAAGGACAGTGTAGCCACGCTGATAGACGCCGCCGATAGGTGGAATGTTAAGGTAGCCGTAACAGTAGTCCACGAGTTCACCGATAAGACATGTTTAGAGAACGCCCGGAAAGCCGCGGAACACGTCGGCGTGGATCACGAGGTGGTCAAGCTACGACTTCGAGAATGGTTCGCGCGGGCTCTGAAGGAAGGACGCCCGATATGTACGAAGTGTGGTAGAAGCGTCCTAACCGCCGCGTGCCTTCGCGCCCGTGAACTAGGATGCGCAACAGTCCTCACCGGTCACGAGCTCCGCGGGAAGTTCGGGAGACGCACTACCCACCCCTACCCTCCAGGAGTCACCGTGGTCCGGTACCCGGCACTCCGTCGGTGGACGTGGGAAGACATCCGCGATATCGTGAGCAGTCTGGGCTGGTTCAATCCCGAGTACACGTGTCCGATCCGTCCGTACGGCGTGCACAGGTTCATAGAGGAGGTCGGGTACAACCCTCTGACAGGTCGCGCATGTACCATCATGCTGGAAGGTGTGGCAACACCTCAAGAGGCCCTAGCGTACCTCCGGGAGACGGAGACCCCAGAGGAGGATCCGGAACGCGTGCTGGATATCTTGGGGTTGGAAGAGAAAGCAGCGTTCCCAAACGGTATCCCGGACGGACCGAGAGATGAGGATGAAATCATCCGAGACCTCACGTACCGGCTGCTCATGTACGCACGTCAAGCCCTGAGGTCGCTGGTACGCGGAACCCTCAACAGGGTCGAGCGGAGGGAGAGGTTCACGCAACTGTACTTCGTAATGTCGGAGTACGGAAAGATCGACGACCGGGTGGAACACCTCGATATCGAAGCGTTCGTACGGTTAGCGACCGGTGACAGGGAGGAAGCCGAACGCCTTCTTCGCGACGTTAAAAAGCTCATGAGGTCGATACTGGCCGAGTACGGCCGAACGATACCGGGAGCGCGGCCGTGA
- a CDS encoding glutamate--tRNA ligase has translation MEEKELRDLVRRYALENAARYGGRANPNAVMKKIMKEHEELRPRAKEVLKTVREVVREVNKMSGEEIRRELEELGGPREDVARDKEGLKPLPGAEPGNVRLRFAPNPSGPLHIGHARAAVLNDEYARRYDGTLVLRIEDTDPRRVDPEAYDMIEEDLEWLGVNIDERYVQSNRIELYYMVCEELLEREGAYVCTCDPDEFRRLRDVGRACPCRSRDKEENLELWEEMLDGTFSEGEAVVRVKTEVDHPDPAVREWIAFRIVEEEHPMTGSRYLVWPTMNFAVAVDDHLMNITHVLRGKDHESNTRRQKYVFEHLGWDTPEYVHYGILKVEGAVLSTSEIRRGIDSGEYTGWDDVRVATLRALRRRGIKPEAIRETILEIGLTDVDATFSWEHLYARNRKMIDPESHRYFFVRDPVELRIEGMKESVLARLPLHPDRDEGERVLILHPENGVARALLDGEDAEDLWEGDVVRLMNAVNVEIEEVGDGWLRGRYHSDDYRIAKEEGAQIVHWVPPDQAVRCEVVRPDGSVESGYAEINVEREQAGSTVQFERLYFVRLEEVSSGGVRAVYAHD, from the coding sequence GTGGAGGAGAAGGAACTTCGAGATCTCGTCCGCAGGTACGCTCTGGAGAACGCGGCCCGATACGGTGGGAGGGCGAATCCCAACGCGGTGATGAAGAAGATCATGAAGGAACACGAAGAGCTACGTCCTAGGGCGAAAGAAGTCCTGAAGACCGTCAGAGAGGTGGTCCGCGAAGTTAACAAGATGTCCGGAGAGGAAATCAGACGCGAGCTGGAAGAACTCGGAGGACCGCGCGAAGACGTAGCCCGGGACAAAGAAGGGCTCAAACCCCTTCCCGGAGCTGAACCGGGGAACGTTCGCCTTCGGTTCGCACCGAACCCTTCGGGTCCCCTCCACATAGGTCACGCCCGTGCCGCAGTACTTAACGACGAATACGCTAGAAGGTACGACGGCACCTTAGTCCTCCGCATTGAAGACACCGACCCGCGTCGCGTGGACCCTGAGGCCTACGACATGATCGAAGAGGATCTGGAGTGGCTCGGAGTCAACATCGACGAACGGTACGTGCAGTCTAACAGGATAGAACTGTATTACATGGTTTGCGAGGAGCTGCTGGAGCGGGAAGGGGCGTACGTTTGTACCTGTGATCCAGACGAGTTCCGGAGACTCCGCGACGTGGGGCGAGCCTGCCCGTGCCGCTCTCGGGATAAGGAGGAGAACCTCGAGCTCTGGGAGGAGATGTTGGACGGTACTTTCTCAGAAGGAGAAGCCGTCGTACGTGTCAAGACCGAAGTTGATCACCCGGATCCCGCGGTGAGGGAGTGGATAGCGTTCAGGATCGTCGAAGAAGAGCACCCGATGACGGGTTCTCGGTACCTTGTGTGGCCGACGATGAACTTCGCCGTCGCTGTGGACGACCATCTCATGAACATCACGCACGTACTTCGTGGGAAGGATCATGAGTCCAACACACGGCGTCAGAAGTACGTGTTCGAGCATCTGGGGTGGGACACTCCGGAATACGTTCACTACGGGATTCTGAAGGTTGAAGGTGCCGTGCTAAGCACTTCCGAGATCCGCCGTGGAATCGATTCAGGAGAGTACACAGGGTGGGACGACGTCCGAGTGGCTACCTTACGCGCCCTCCGACGCCGGGGTATTAAGCCGGAAGCAATACGTGAGACTATCCTCGAGATCGGCCTGACCGACGTGGACGCGACGTTCAGCTGGGAGCATCTTTACGCTCGGAACCGTAAGATGATCGACCCTGAGTCTCACCGGTACTTCTTCGTCCGTGATCCTGTCGAATTACGGATCGAAGGGATGAAGGAGTCGGTCCTGGCCCGACTGCCTCTACACCCCGATCGGGATGAGGGAGAGAGGGTCTTAATTCTACATCCTGAGAACGGCGTGGCCCGAGCACTGTTGGACGGTGAAGACGCAGAAGACCTGTGGGAGGGCGACGTAGTTCGGCTGATGAACGCCGTCAACGTCGAGATCGAGGAAGTCGGAGACGGATGGTTGCGAGGCAGGTATCACAGCGACGACTACCGAATCGCGAAAGAGGAAGGTGCTCAAATCGTCCACTGGGTACCGCCCGACCAGGCAGTACGGTGCGAGGTCGTCCGCCCGGACGGTAGCGTTGAGAGTGGATACGCCGAAATTAACGTCGAGCGCGAACAGGCCGGCAGCACCGTCCAGTTCGAACGGCTGTACTTCGTGCGACTCGAAGAGGTCTCCAGCGGTGGGGTAAGGGCTGTGTACGCGCATGACTAG